ACCGGTTGATTCCATAGCAATTGAAACGTCATCATGGATGTTAGACAATTTGGAGGAAAATTTCTTGAATCCGTTCTTTGACTGTCGAAATGTTTGCACAACATATTTATCCTTGTCAGGATAATAAAAAGCAACGTCAAACTTTTCAGAAGAAATATCCACACCAACGTATACCATACAGATTCCTCCTTTTCATAAACCCGTTAGACGTCCGATCTTTTGAGGTCATTATTCTGAATCATGTTTGTGGAGGAAGCTAAATCCGAGACACAAGCTTACAGGCTTAAAAGATGTTCTAGCTTTCTGCAGCAAACTTGATTCAGGCTTAAACCTACAATTATATTTTACACGGTAAGATGGGAAAAAGAGCGAATCCGTTCTGACAGGACTTCGAAGAAATTGCCTTTCGTAATGTTCACGCACAACATGAGTTGAGAATCTTTTAATTAAAATGAAAACTGGGTAAAAGAAAGCTATCCAAGTCTAAGAGAAAAAAACGAGGAACAGGATTTTGCTACAACGACAATTTCGTCGGTGTGCTTACAAACTCCACGAATTCGGATGACTTTAAAGAAGGGCTCAAATAGTAACCCTGGATCGCATCAACTTTGTATTCTTTTAACTTTTCAAACTGTTTCTCATTTTCCACACCTTCAGCTACCGTTAGAATACCAAGTGATTTTCCCAGAGCAACTATGGCTTTCACAATTTCACTATTCCTTGGATTGGACAACATGTGCCGTATGAAAGACATATCTATCTTTAAAATATTTATTGGCAGTGTGGCTAAATATTTTAAGTTGGAATAACCAGTTCCAAAGTCGTCGAGAGATATCTTAACACCTAAGAAATCTAATTCGCTTATCGTGCTCCTTGTTACTGGTGAATCTTTCATAAGTGTCCGCTCTGTCAGTTCTATTATCAAATCCTCTGGTTTTAATTCGTATCTTTTTAGGGTTTCTTCTATGAATTGCGAAAATCCAATTTTTTGAAAATGATTTGCGGAAATATTCACGCTTATGTTTATCTGTATATTCTCATTTCTCAATATTTTTAACTGTTTACATGTTTCTTCTATCGTCCACTCCCCAATTTGTGCTATTAATGGTCCTCCCTCTATAT
This is a stretch of genomic DNA from Mesoaciditoga lauensis cd-1655R = DSM 25116. It encodes these proteins:
- a CDS encoding IS110 family transposase; this encodes MVYVGVDISSEKFDVAFYYPDKDKYVVQTFRQSKNGFKKFSSKLSNIHDDVSIAMESTG